The Doryrhamphus excisus isolate RoL2022-K1 chromosome 22, RoL_Dexc_1.0, whole genome shotgun sequence genome segment ATGCCAAAATCTGCACCAGTCTCTCCCAAGGGAGCATCTCCCAGAAAGAAGTCACCAAAACCCATCACTCCCTCTGCGAAGACCTCACCACCCAAATCTAGGTCCTCTTCCCCAAAAGCTACAGGACGCATATCGCTGAAATCCAACACACCGAGAAGAGCATCGTCCCTCAGTAACAAACTGGCAACTCCTGCGACCAAAAAGCGAACGTCCCACAGGCCCACCCCTGAGGAAAATGTCATCAAAACCCCCTTGAGCTCCCAAATGCAAATATCTTCTGTGCAAGGGCGCTTTTCTGTGTCGCGCATCAAAACCCCTTCGCCAATCGCAGAAGACGGCGTCAGAACGCCGTCGCCTACGGTCACACCAAAAATCCCCCTGAGAAGGAAGAGCATGAAGAGCACGTCCCGCAAGACTCCCAGGTTGGCAAAGAGTGCTGCCAGAGTCGTGCTCAGAAGAAGTGGCATTTCACGGGCATCAATGAAAGGTATCAGTCAACCCTGTAAAAATCTAAGAATGCCATATCGACCACTGAGATTTCTAATAGTCATGTAGGAAACACCACACGATGTCCTACTTAATCTACTGTATTAAATGGaactcatttttacatttaatgagGACATTGGTGTAATGACACTTAAGGTACAAAcatggtccttttttttttttctttcagtcaTGAGTGCGTGGGCGGACAAGGTCAAGTTTGGGAAGGCTAAGGTGCCAGCGGTTGCAccagctaaaaatgtcatgaaaagtACTTCAAAAGCTCTGAAGGTCACGCATGTGTCCAAACTACAGGTAAGACATTTTAACAGTTACCCTTCTTGTAATGACGTACACTAACTGTTTTCCGTCTTTCAGACCCCTGTGAGAAAGCCACTGAGCCACACGAGCACTGGACATGCAAATTCACCCGCCACCATCACTGTGGGCCGAGCTGTCAAGCAGAACGTCACGCTCCCTGTTGGTGCCGCACCAAAAGTGATGTTCACTGCAGCTGTCTCAAAGAAAGACCTGAAAATGGATGAAGATTTGACTGGTAATTatcttttgtttttgcatttctgcAGTGCTTTGTTGAACTGTCATTCCTTACGCGTTCATGTTGTCTTTAGGAGTTTCGGAAATGTTTAAAACGCCTGTGAATGAGAGAAAGAGGAGGTCTCAACAAGACAAGAGTGGTGCCAAGAAGACACCCGTGAGAGCCGAGGAGCCCGCTGCGCCAGAGCCATCCTTGCTGAACACCCCCGAGGAGCCAGGTGAAATGTCGTTTGGTTGCGTTTGTGCTCGACCTAAAACTTGAAATGATCATGGGTGATTCATTTGTAGGTGAAATGATGGTATCTCCACTCACTGCTGCATCCGCAGTGAAAGCAAGCACATACAACAGAGAGGCAGTGAAACGCCTCCTTAACGACGATGAAGAATCCAGCTTCGTCTGTGATGCTTCTACTCTGAAGCCCATTTACAATTCTACTGAACAGGAGTGCATAAAAATGAAGACAAGCTCTGTCGCAACTCCTAAACAGAAGCCCCAACCACCTGAGTGTCTTACTGGAGTGAAGAGGATCATGAAGACCCCAAGACAGAATGCTGAACCTGTGGAGGACCTCAGAGGAAGACTTCTGAAAACACCTAATCAGAAACCTGTGTGGCAGGAGTGCTTCACCGGAGTGAAGAGGATCATGAAGACCCCTAAACCTAAGAATGAACCTGTGGAGGACCTGAGAGGAAGACTTCTGAAAACGCCTAAACAGAAACATGAGCAGCAAGAGTGCCTCACCGGAGTGAAGAGGATCATGAGGACCCCCAGACAAAAGGCTGAGGCCATCGAGGATCTGAGAGGGAAAATTCTGAAAACTCCCAAACAGAAGTATGACGTGgctgatgtttcttttagtGGCCTGGCAGATCTGCTGGAGACACCAGCCAAAAAATCACAACCCGAGGAGGCCAACGCAGAAACTCAAAAGGTGGACGTCGGCTCCTCCGACGTGAAGACAATAGTGAAAACACCCAAGCAGAGAAGCGCTCCAATTGAAGATATGCTCGGCATTGAGAGGCTCCTGAAAACTCCCAAAGAGCGAAGTCAACCGGTAGAGGAGAACTTTGGTATCAAGAGACTCATGAAGTCACCCAAACCGAGGGGTAATGCACCTGTGGAGGACTTTGATGGACTTCAAGATCTCATGAAGGAGCCATTATCTGACCGTATAAAGCAGCCGGACACAGCCAAGGTAGTgataacattacattatttccGTGAAATGAGTTATTACcgtaagtcacactttttttccataggttggctattcctgcgacttataaatgaaaaaactgtttatttacataaacactgcacacctatttttgtttctttttcatgtagctgaataactatgttttagcatatcttacacctattcagcctgttctctatttttttattagtgttagaatttgccttccaagagaacataatgtctgttttgtagtttgtagtaagtcatttgtaaaataaattacctgcaaaaaatgtgacttatactccagagagacttatatatgtttttttctacataattatgcatttttggccttgtgcaacttatactcctgagcgatttatagtccagaaaatacggtttgTTACATTACATTTCTACACAGCATGCTAGTAGGGACCAGAAGCCCTACATTGTTTCAATATGTATGACATATCGCTTCTGAGACATTAAATGTATGCTGTATACAGTagttttacaacatattgttcATATGTCATCTGTGTATTTTCcagtttttgttgtatttttacatgATGCTGATCTCTAAATTCTGTTTCTTAGTGTGAAGATCAAACAACTGTAAGCAGTGGCTTGGACATGGAAAAAGGTACGTTGCTTGTGGAATATTGTAAACGTTTTTAAGGAAATCTCGGCCAACGTTGTTCTATTtccataactgacttgtatattaaacAAGCTCCAGCAGTATTTTTATTGTAGCGGCTAAcataaaaaagtatttgtaCACAATGCCTCGTTAGCTGCTCGTCTCAGCGTAACTCACAGACGAAAGGATACCCAGCTCAATTTTGCTTCATAggctcaacaagatgcttgttttctGTCAGCATTTTGTACCCGAGGTCGTGCTGGAAggcacagccatcccaatgagggCGGACATTGTCAGTGCCATCAatgtttctatgctgctgttgccaTAGTCGAACCACGAAATgcgctcgtttttttttttttttttttgaaaaccggGAGAAATATTTGAACTGCAATATGTATCAAATTTTTACAGAAAACCTTAACGCTGTAGTCCAGTGAATTCAGCAAATATGTTGTATGATCTCAAAACTGTACGCAACTAAATGCCACAAAATTGACTTCCAAAGATGGAttgaatgaatacaaatgtgtgaaattttttttattttttaggcgACACAACTAAAGTTTTGGCGGAGGTGCCAGATGCCAAACAAGTCATTTGTCAAGCTGTGGTCAAAGAAGAGAAGCCGCCAGTGACAGAAACTGCTTCTACTGACCCCGCCGCTTCCAAGAAACCCATTCGAGGCAGAAGAGCCAAAACGGTTGAACGTAAAGCAGCTGCTGATAAACAGGAGATGACAGAACCTTCTCAAGATCCTGCCCCTGTCAGAGGAAGTCGAGGTAGGAAAGCTGAGCCTACTGAACATAGCAGGGATGATGCTGAGCCTGCACAGGGAGACGTAAAAGCTGCCCCCAAACGAGGAAGGGGTGCCATAAAGGTCTCTCAAAAAATTGAAATGGTCCAAGAATCTTCTGCTGAAACTTTGCCGGAGCCTGAGAGCAAGTCGATTGTCCCACCTGCAAAGAGTGGAGATGCTGCAATCCTGGAAAAAACAGCTATGAAGCCTAAGCGAGGCCGAAAACCCAAACAAGAATCTCTGCAGTCCAAACCTGATGTTTCCCAAGAAGGTATTTGCCATTTCTCTTTCATATgcagaaacattttatttttttatgtaccaATGTACCATAAACGGAtatttgctttgctttctcCCAATTTTAGGAAATGGCGATGACAAGCTTGAGCTAACATCAATGCAACACAATGAAAATAAGCTCTCTGAAGTGGAGGTGGCAGCTGAGAAAGACGTCACCACCGCACAGAAAAAGTCTCTTCGTGGGAGAAAAGGCAAATTAGTGGAGGAATCTAGAGCAGAGCATGAAAAGCAGGAGGTCGCTTGTGAAGAAGCCGCCGTCTCTGCTCCAATCAGAGCAAGAAGAGGCAAGAGGACTGAAGCGACTGCGCCACCTGCAGGACAGAAAACTACCAgaagcaaaaaagccaaaaacgacTCTGTTGCTCAACTGGAAATAGTCGAAAATATGGAGCCTGTGACCTCAGCCGATACCGTGAATGATGTAACAGCATCTACCTCTGGCCAAGATGAGGTCAATGAGCCTGCAGTGGAACCGGTCTTGAGACCAAGTCGGGGCAGGAAAGCAAAGTACGAGCAAGCTGAACCACTTCACTCGGTGCCAGATAAAACACCCGACAGTGTCACCGAACAAGCTGAGCTACCAGCACCCACCGGTGATAAACCGAGACGAGGGAGAAAGTTGATCTCGGAAAGTTCTGCGCTACATGAACTTGCAAAGGACACACAGCAGTCCAAGCCTGCCGCCAAAACCAGAGGAAGGAAGACCAAGCAGGAAACGGAGCCCCAGGATCCAGTTTTAAAATCAAGGAGTAGCAGAAAAGGTGAGGAGACCTTTGCGTCTGAATCAGAGAAGATAAGCCAGCAAGATCCTGGGGTTGTAAAAAGCAAACGTGTAGGCGCTGGGAAATCAAAGAAAGAAGCAACAAACGTCACTTCTGATGAATCCACAGAGAATCAAGATGGTCCAATTGAGACGCCAGCAGAAAAACCCAAACGGGGCAGAAGAGCAAAACAAGTTGAAGATGTCGGCACCACGGAAATACCTGAGCAGAAGCCCCAAAGGGGAAGAGGAGTGAAAACCAATTCGAAGGATGACATTTCACAAGTCATTCCCGCCAAGAGAGCACGACGTGGGGAGGAGGCCAAAAAAGTAGAAGCGCTGGTCACGGTTCCAAAGTCGGCTCCTGTGTCGGTCGAACCCGTCAAACGTGGAAGACCGGCGGCGGCCAAAGCCTCATCAGCGTCAAATGCCACTGACCGTTCAACTGACGCCATTGCAGAATCTGCACAAACATCCCAGAGATCAGTGAGGTGGAAGACGGAGTTGGAAGTCCACGAGATTCCGAAAGCCACACCTGTGAAGGCGGTACGAGGCAGGAAGTCAAAGCCGGCTGAGCAAGCTGAACCACAGCCTGCCAAGAGAACCAGGCGAGGGGCAAAGGCTGCAGATGAAGTGGATTCCACCAACAAAGCTGAAGAGACTCAGCCTAAAACCAGAAGAGGGAGATCAGCAAAGAAATGAACTTTGTATATAGTCaatcatgtcatgttttttgtttctgcCAGTCATTTTAGATGATGtccttttttgttgattttaaaagaaaagaaacacgTTAGTACTGCGTGTTAATTTTTTGCAGCAGGGAATGTTATCCAGTTATTTTGTGACCTGTATTTTATCCATGATCCTTTTTGTatggtgacaaaaaaataaatttctatAAAATTGGAAACATTTCTGTTTCTGTAATTAGTATTCTCCTTATATCGCAGGGGGGATTCAAAAATCGTTTTTTATTGCTGCATTCGAAATTtttgtatgaaataaaaattcatttttcgGATGTTATATATTTGTGTTTCGGTATATACGTCTTTTATGCGCATTTTTCAATTTCTACCGAAaagtaatgtgtttttttttttactaatttcaTTGGTAATACTGTACGTATCTTTCCGCGGAACATTTGAGTAAAACAATTGAGACAACCCGGAGCTCTTTTCGAGGCGTACCCGGAAGATAACGCGCTCTTTACGTTGGAGGGAGATTTGAGAAGCGCATGGAGGACggcctttttttctcttatctgtttttttacaaatattatttacgACCAGAATGGAGTCAGAGAACGACATAAAAACGACACCCAGAGGTTTTCACTGTGTCTTGTGCAAAGTCAACTTGCCAAACCGTAAGTAACGTCACTTGGCTTTGTAATACCTTTTTcatttgtactgtatgtagcaTGAATGTTAACCAGTATTTTATACAATGTGATGATATGCTCATGTAAGTAAAGAAAAGTGTATAATTCGGTTTACAACCATAATAAAGTCATTGGTAATTAGAAGTTAACGGTGGTTGTAATTCACTTCTACAACCTTAATAAAACTAGCGGTGAAATGAATTCTCTGAGCATTATTTTAGCGGTTGTGACTTTAATTAGTGTGTTATGGCCAGTGAATGCAATCTGTATATTGTTCATTATTCCTGCCGTAGAACCAAGTGTGGATCAGCATATCAAAGGACGGAAACACCAGACATTGAACAATGTGCGAACCACCAGGAAGACCCAGGAGGAGCACAGCGTTTTTGTCAGCGGCATCAAACCTGACATCTCTCACACTGATCTGACTGAGTATTTTCAACAATTTGGCCCAGTCTCGGATGTCATCATGGACAAAGACAAGGTCAGATGATGTTATATGCTCGGTTCTTTGGGTTTGTGTTTGCTCATTATGGGTTTCTTTCTCTACAGGGCGTGTTTGCCATTGTGCAGTTCAGTGAGACGGAGAGCATTCAAGCAGCCTTGGCCTGTGTAGAGCACCGAATGAAAGGCCTGAATCTGCGTGTCAAGCCCAGAGAGAAGAAGGACTTCAAGTACATTCCCAAAAAGAAGAACGACTTGGAGAACCTCCAGCAAGTTCTGGACCGCCTAAAACCCCAACTGTGTCAGCTTTCCTCTGTAAGTCGTTTTACAACAGGGTTAGGggtggcgcgcagacctcacagctacgagaccagggttcgattccaccctcggccatctctgtgtggagttagcatgttctccccgtgcatgcgtgggttttctccgggtactccggtttcctcccacattccaaaatcatgctaggttaattggccactccaaattgtccataggtatgaatgtgagtgtgaatggtcgtttgtctatatgtgccctgtgattggctggccaccagtccagggtgtaccccgcctctcgccccgaagacagctgggataggctccagcacccccgcgaccattgtgaggattaccggtagaaaatgaatgaatgaatgtctcttatcagggctctacattaaaaaacaaaatgacttgcccatagggaatccttaaggtgagaactacttgcccgaacttgccccatgtaaaatgaaaagactgccataatgatatcatgtcattttttgtggcatcacatgagaatctcaaataaataaaataatataataaataataccttacacatggtagtcatagtaagcagtgatatttataagttgtgcaccacaatgaaacattattgaatagacacatttgagtactagtaaagtgtttttaatccagaaaaaaatgctcaatggtcaaacaataatttgtgaagcaaaggtgagaaaaatacacagagaaatggaagcgctagattttgtagcttgtgcaaaatcagcacttggtattggatctaatgggtggtgtttcattgtgaccacttcaaattgtcacagcaatgtgattcactcacctgtgccgtcatttgatttgctgccgctaataaaatacttgtttaggaggcactgcttcatcactttttgctgttttccttcacaagttgttgaagaattagacgatgttggcagggacgccatgatggatgttttcgtagtcaaacgatcgctgattggttgatcgcgaacaacgggtgtgggtaaaacgcggattgtggattacggaccgcggtctaaataaacgattctgattggtccatttaaagatttgcaaggattgctttgcaaattaccaccggaattacgcagtccgtgttttaccaacacccaacaagaaccgctttaaaaaaaactcttggcagtacggcatgccaaagtgcacttgccccacgggaatatcactgattggatttacttgccccaattttgttttaacttgccccgggccatcggtacatcgttattgtcgagccctgcttattatgtctaccatgttGGGCAattaagtgtaaaagtgactatagggttgttacttcatgtctagagggctctaatggtgttaaaaaaaacatatttccaagTTTAAATGATCTCGTACTGCACAATAGTGATGGTTTGTTTACACATGATCCGGCTCTTAGAAGTGATCTAGCCaccgttttttttctcatttgtttttctgtcaAAACCGCACGTGAAAGGTCATGTGGTTCCGTATGTGTCAACACTGAAGAAGGGGGGGCGGAGGGGTTACAGTGTACACTGTACAGGCTGCTAAGGTGAGGAAAACGAGGAGCAGGAAACAAAAGCTGAGATAGATATGTacatttctggttctatggttagcaTCATATTTTTTCTCAGTGCCTTTGCTGATACCTTTGCATGTGGGCGTCACAGAAAAGCAAACTTGTGGAGTTAaacttatatataaataatatataaataaagcaaCAGTGTTGTTTGGCATGTGTTCTTCTTTCAGGTGAATACTCAGATGCAGTTCGTTATGGAGCGTTTCCAGCTTGGAGAAAATGAACAGAAATCCCGCAGCTTGTTGGTGCTACTCTTGCAGGAGGTCTTTGTGGAGTTTTTTCCAGGTGAACACAAACGGATACACGCACGTAAGCGTGCAACACAACCAAACTCACTGAATCATGTTTTGGATCCGTCACAGACAGCCAAATTCTGCCATTTGGCTCATCCGTTAACACATTTGGCATCCATTCCTGCGACCTGGACCTGTTTCTAGACTTGGAGAACACCAAGGTTTTCCAGGCCCGAGCCAAGTGTCCCTCAGAGCAGGTCTGACATCCATGTCAATACATTTAGTTAAGAGATACAGATGACGGTAGTTTTCCTTTCTTCTCAGGCAACTGAGGCCATGTCAGATGACGGCCGCTCCGAGGACTCCATCCTGTCTGATATCGACCTGTCCACTGCTTCTCCCGCCGAGGTTCTGGACCTCGTGGCGGCCATCCTGAGAAGGTGTGTGCCCAGCGTGCACAAAGTCCATGTGGTCAGCAGCGCTCGTCTCCCAGTGGTGAAGTTCCATCACCGTGAGCTCAACCTGCAGGGAGACATCACCATCAACAACAGGTCAGGATTGATTTCTTTAGctgtggttattttttttaaattattgctatttatgaggcggcacggtggtctaggggttagcgcacagacctcacagctaggagatcagggttcaattccaccctcgggcatctctgtgtggagtttgcatgttctccccgtgcatgcgtgggttttctccgggtactccggtttcctcccacattccaaaaacatgctaggttaattagcgactccaaattgtccataggtatgaatgtgagtgtgaatggttgtttgtctatatgtgccctgtgattggctggcgaccagtctagggtgtaccccgccttacgcccgaagacagctgggataggctccagcaccccccgtgaccctcgtgaggaaaaagcggtagaaaatgaatgaatgaatgctatttatgaatattatgtgctatgtttttacatttttgatctGATTCCCATTAGACTCGCGGTAAGGAACACCCGTTTCCTCCAGCTCTGCTCCGGTACAGAAGACAGACTGAGGCCTCTAGTGTACACCATCCGCTACTGGGCCAAACAGAAACAACTCGCAggtaaaatatatcatttaattGGATACTAGAATTTTTTGTGAGCTTGTTGTTTCATATTTTGACCAGCAGATGTCAGCAGAACCTCACTTCTCTTTTGATATGATTATATTTGGTCCACATTTCAAGTACATGCTATGttgatatatagtataatatataatagtgtTCACTATTAATTCAATAAAATGGTGCTTAACTGAAGAGCATGATAATAATGAACTCATAATAAATCTTTTGAATAATAACATCCGAGGGCTATGCCTCTCGATAAGAGTTTCTCAATGATGGTTATACAGAAATCAGTGCTCTCTAATTAAAAATTCTGtcttgtttgaaaaaaaaaacacaaagtggcCGTAATGACCTCTTTGTGTGGCatagctggaaaaaaaatggtcattTGGCATCGGCCTTGCTCTTATCCCACTTTCAGGCTGTCATATACGCAGCGGTGTGTTAATTTGTGCTATAACACAAAGGTAACCCCAGTGGCGCCGGCCCACTGCTGAACAACTACGCTTTAACGCTGCTCGTCGTCTTTTTCCTGCAAAACTGTGAGCCTCCCGTTCTCCCCACGGTGGACCAGCTCAAAGACTTGGCCTGTAAGTGCAGCATCTCTCCTACACTCTGCTGCTAAATAGCGACCCTGTTTAATCCTAATAATGCTACAAAACTGATTGCAGATTAGATTCAACAAAGTAGTTAGGGTGTCTATGTAAACAGTAGACTGCTAATATACTACATTTATTAAGATATAGCCAAATagacacattttttattgttcgTGTTAATTTTGCTCATGGTGTTGATTGGATTGTGTCTTACACTCGTACCTTTTGCTACCAACGTTGTAGGTGAAGAAGAGGAGTGCGTGATTGAAGGTTGGAACTGCACCTTCCCCAGTCAACCCATTGCTGTGCCACCGAGCGGAAACACACAAGATTTATGTAAGTCATACAAAGAATGCGTTTACTAGACAAACCAACCCACGATGTGGTCCATaaatggcccgtgggccacactTTAGACATCACTGGTTGACAtatcggggtggggggggatgcTTTCATCCATTCTTAATGTGAATTCTGTCCTGCTGTCTCCATCTAGGCACTCTGCTCGCTGCTTTCTTCTCCTTCTATGCCAAGTTTGATTTTGCCAGCAGTGTCATATCTCTAAGGGGGGGGCATGCACTCCCAATTACAGATTTCCTCTGCCAGAGGGAAAAAACAGAGGCCACAGATGAGCAGAAACCCAGCAAGCCCAATCAAAGTGGACCAAAACTTGGACCCCTCAACATTTTGGACCCTTTTGAGCTTTCTCACAACGTAGCAGGCAACCTGAACGAGCGCTCTCAGAGATGTTTCCAGAAGGAGTGTCAGGAGGCTGAGAAGTACTGCAGGAGCCTGCAGTACCTGCGCAAGTCCACCAAGGGGAAGTCCTGGGGGCTGGTGCGCTTGTTCACCCCGCACGGCGCCACACAGACCAAACCAGAGGAGCTGACCATCAGCATTCCTTTCAAATCGGCTGCGCTCCCGGCGGCCCTCCGCAGTCGGCTGCACACGGCAGGAGATGGTTTCCGTCTGCTGTGGTTTGAGAAGGTGTGCACCTGTGTGGAACGAGTGTTTCGGAGCATTCTCCGATGTCACCTTGCTTCTTCCATGGATTTCGCCCTCGCAAAGGAGTCGGCTGCGGATTTATCTGCCGAAATGGAAACCAGCGCATCCTCCCTCAACACGTCGGCCAACGACAGCCATGACAGTGTCGAGTCCACCGAGGGCACAGCTGCCGCTGGCATCAAGCGACGACTGTCTTCTGGCAGCGATGCTTCGGTTTCCCCTCAAGGCAAAAAGCCACGGATATCCAAAAGGGGCAAATGTGAGCCCCCCCATTGGCTGTGGGTGCAGAAACACCTTGTGTGGGCCGGCAGGAGGAAAGTGAGACGTGAACTCATCAAGGAGACGGACTCCAGGCCCGAGGGCAGCTGCATGGAGATGGAGTCCCAGGTCACGGCGCACATCATCCAGAAGGAACCGGAGCTGAAGAACCCGCTGGAGTTCAAGGTTCAGCCCCAGATGGTGGGGGGCACCGAAAGCATGAAGGCGGTGTTGAGGTTGGAACCATGCTGCGACACAGCTGGAGTCTTTCAAGACTTTTTTCATTTCCTGGAAGCTTTCCTCCCCAAGATGGTGGAGACACTGCTGGAGAAAGAAGAGGATGGAACCTAAAACAGGCCACCGTTTCGATTTAAAGATGTCTTTGTTTTGAGTCCgcatgaaagaaagaaagagtgaAAGAACCGTCCAGAGGAGCAGGAGCTGCTGAGGCTTTGTATTGACCAGCCAGTTAGCTTAGCCAGGATATTTTAGTTGATCATTTATTGTTTGAGGTTAGCCAACTATTATGTTTAAGACGTGGCTTGATTTTTAGTACATTTATGTTGAAGGAATCAGTGATGCTCTTATGGACAAATCATGTGATTCGGTcatcaaaaataattaataaatatttaaaaaaaaatgttactagTCGTTGTATTTTCAACGGTCGACATGGCAGCCGATGACTCTTTTTTTATCCAATCAGCTGTCTGCTCATGCAACACAGACAAATGACAGCAATTACTCACTCAGACAGACGCTTTTATTGCAGCCGGTCAGGCCGCAGGTGAGGGATGCTCGATGCTCAGTGCTCCACTGTGCTGATTAACGTCATTCATCTCCCCTTTTTACGTAGACGAAGCAGGATAATTGGACTTCTGTTCCTATTAAGTACACTCGTTTGTGCTTAATTGGATCTGTGATGAAGAAAACTAATACTACAATAACAAAGTCAATACAGGagaccttccaaaaaaaaaaaattgaatcttCCGGGTCcggaagcagcaaaacagccccagaccatgatactaccaccaccatattttactgtcggCATTTCTTTTACGCTAAATGCACTTCAAcatttgtctcgtcagaccacagagtattttcccaaagttcTTGGGAATCATCAAGTGTGGCATCATGTacaaaaacatgtacaaattgtaATCACCATCCATGGGTCcaccagggtcgcgggaggtTAGCTAATGTCTTCAAGATATTTACATCAAAATCATCTATTTATAAAATGGATTTAGGCATTTTAgcctaaaaataatatattttgaaataaacaaaagaCTAAGAtcacttaaaacaacaaagttgccTTTTACTCACTATCTGAACAACACTTTTTGGACATTGGCTTTGTAAGtcttcaggaggtttgccaccagccgCTTATAATTATTTGCCTTGTAGCTTCCAAGCAACTTTATTTCTGCTACCATTAATTTGTACTTCTGACTTGTTTGGGTAAGTAAAGCTTATTCTGATAATTAATGTACGTATATACCGTATAATAAATGGTGTTATTAGACAAAGAATGGCTGCTAGTCTGTT includes the following:
- the mki67 gene encoding proliferation marker protein Ki-67 isoform X1, with amino-acid sequence MPLHGKIVVIKRSGGDGTEFPLTASCLFGRKPDCDIRIQVAQVSKEHCRIDLNENKEVILTNLSSVNPTRVNGEALQQSERLKHGDVITIVDRSFRFEYPPGPTPKKFAKEGKTETPKPHLQDGTNHNIQRSLEDPMEAGDMEPSKTMSPFSDLYQMIRKSLDVKTPQKSSGNNVQMPTSKNKEHVSAKGTPKMCKAGAEGETEDVIPKSDKKRRHSSQSLASDAAATPVKGAENVNSEAASPQTRLRTTPQRFPANEVVKQVCTPTPKSPMRRRSKDATPAKDQEEVMQSPDTDSTGVTENADPKTYGSADLVNKKKRVSFGGYLVPELFDKKLPPDSPLRKGDTPRRSLCLAKPKQSLLRRASVIGCENVAVIGSPKGSGKKSPKGKSPSPGKKTQKLSTPSPVKKSPKSTPASAKGHSPGKKSPKSKTPSPKMPKSAPVSPKGASPRKKSPKPITPSAKTSPPKSRSSSPKATGRISLKSNTPRRASSLSNKLATPATKKRTSHRPTPEENVIKTPLSSQMQISSVQGRFSVSRIKTPSPIAEDGVRTPSPTVTPKIPLRRKSMKSTSRKTPRLAKSAARVVLRRSGISRASMKVMSAWADKVKFGKAKVPAVAPAKNVMKSTSKALKVTHVSKLQTPVRKPLSHTSTGHANSPATITVGRAVKQNVTLPVGAAPKVMFTAAVSKKDLKMDEDLTGVSEMFKTPVNERKRRSQQDKSGAKKTPVRAEEPAAPEPSLLNTPEEPGEMMVSPLTAASAVKASTYNREAVKRLLNDDEESSFVCDASTLKPIYNSTEQECIKMKTSSVATPKQKPQPPECLTGVKRIMKTPRQNAEPVEDLRGRLLKTPNQKPVWQECFTGVKRIMKTPKPKNEPVEDLRGRLLKTPKQKHEQQECLTGVKRIMRTPRQKAEAIEDLRGKILKTPKQKYDVADVSFSGLADLLETPAKKSQPEEANAETQKVDVGSSDVKTIVKTPKQRSAPIEDMLGIERLLKTPKERSQPVEENFGIKRLMKSPKPRGNAPVEDFDGLQDLMKEPLSDRIKQPDTAKCEDQTTVSSGLDMEKGDTTKVLAEVPDAKQVICQAVVKEEKPPVTETASTDPAASKKPIRGRRAKTVERKAAADKQEMTEPSQDPAPVRGSRGRKAEPTEHSRDDAEPAQGDVKAAPKRGRGAIKVSQKIEMVQESSAETLPEPESKSIVPPAKSGDAAILEKTAMKPKRGRKPKQESLQSKPDVSQEGNGDDKLELTSMQHNENKLSEVEVAAEKDVTTAQKKSLRGRKGKLVEESRAEHEKQEVACEEAAVSAPIRARRGKRTEATAPPAGQKTTRSKKAKNDSVAQLEIVENMEPVTSADTVNDVTASTSGQDEVNEPAVEPVLRPSRGRKAKYEQAEPLHSVPDKTPDSVTEQAELPAPTGDKPRRGRKLISESSALHELAKDTQQSKPAAKTRGRKTKQETEPQDPVLKSRSSRKGEETFASESEKISQQDPGVVKSKRVGAGKSKKEATNVTSDESTENQDGPIETPAEKPKRGRRAKQVEDVGTTEIPEQKPQRGRGVKTNSKDDISQVIPAKRARRGEEAKKVEALVTVPKSAPVSVEPVKRGRPAAAKASSASNATDRSTDAIAESAQTSQRSVRWKTELEVHEIPKATPVKAVRGRKSKPAEQAEPQPAKRTRRGAKAADEVDSTNKAEETQPKTRRGRSAKK